A part of Pungitius pungitius chromosome 15, fPunPun2.1, whole genome shotgun sequence genomic DNA contains:
- the LOC119207036 gene encoding uncharacterized protein LOC119207036 gives MRPCVVLLFVVSLLTLCEAQGTIETPVFVLKGRDLLLKLHADPPEKFIFVDWKINKTVALVRFRPSGEPNVLHNVSGGLEFPERFSVTLKNLQEADSGVYSAAALTFKGNKPLAEYKVTVQGPVSPVELTVDRVDSNSSESCDLHVTCRTHNSHINSTFRCVDQNCSQERGERPEVTTSGASLQVYLLKSTIICNHSNQVHWTKDFNTAEHLCSSNTAPPFPLVWVTAIILTPVVVVALIVLLCYRRKRIISDSRQIFNTVYEDPQEVASAPPLNQNSTYSVVGLNAQSTQPESIYATVKKPGRSSIN, from the exons ATGAGGCCGTGCGTCGTGCTTCTCTTTGTCGTTTCTCTGCTGACGTTATGTGAAGCACAAG gaaccattgagactcctgtgtttgtgctgaagggACGTGATCTGCTCCTGAAGCTTCATGCTGATCCTCCTGAGAAGTTTATATTTGTTGActggaaaatcaataaaacagtcGCTTTAGTAAGATTTAGACCTAGTGGGGAACCAAATGTCCTTCATAATGTCTCTGGAGGGCTTGAGTTTCCTGAGAGATTCTCTGTGACATTGAAGAATCTACAAGAGGCCGACAGTGGAGTTTATTCTGCTGCAGCTTTAACATTTAAAGGAAACAAACCTCTAGCTGAATACAAGGTCACAGTTCAAG gaCCAGTGTCTCCAGTTGAACTGACCGTGGACCGAGTGGACTCCAACAgctcagagtcatgtgacctccatgtgacctgcaggactCACAACTCTCACATCAACAGCACTTTCAGATGTGTCGACCAGAACTGCAgtcaggagagaggagagcgaccagaggtcacgacctctggGGCTTCTCTCCAGGTCTACTTGTTGAAGAGCACCATCatctgtaaccatagcaaccaggTTCACTGGACCAAAGACTTTAATACTGCTGAACATCTTTGCTCCTCAAATACTG CTCCTCCCTTTCCCCTTGTCTGGGTGACTGCTATAATTCTCACTCCTGTTGTAGTTGTGGCTCTAATCGTCTTGCTTTGTTATCGTCGAAAGAGAATAATCT CAGATTCAAGACAGATCTTCAATACAGTTTATGAAGATCCTCAG GAAGTAGCATCAGCACCACCTCTCAATCAGAACTCCACCTACAGCGTGGTG
- the LOC119206979 gene encoding SLAM family member 9-like isoform X1, which yields MRQCVVLLFASLLTLCEAKGTIETPVFVLKGRDLLLELHAGPPERVLFVDWKINKTVTLVRFEPTGEPNVLHNVSGGFEFPDKNFSVTLKNLQEADSGVYSAEAGTFKGNKPLAEYKVTVQGPVSPVELTVDRVDSNSSESCDLHVTCRTHNSHINSTFRRLDQNCSQEGREQSEVTASGASLQVYLLKNTIICNHSNQVHWTQDFNTAEHLCSSNTALPLQYGWMTAIILILLLVVAFVLLCYHRKRRITDSRQIDIETNYQVLPEVKSAPPLNQNSTYSLLGHSAVSTQPESIYATVEKPDRSSNH from the exons ATGAGGCAGTGCGTCGTGCTTCTCTTTGCTTCTCTGCTGACATTATGTGAAGCAAAAG gaaccattgagactcctgtgtttgtgctgaagggACGTGATCTGCTCCTGGAGCTTCATGCTGGTCCTCCTGAGAGGGTTTTATTTGTTGActggaaaatcaataaaacagtcaCTTTAGTAAGATTTGAACCTACAGGGGAACCAAATGTCCTTCATAATGTCTCTGGAGGGTTTGAGTTTCCAGATAAAAACTTCTCTGTGACATTGAAGAATCTACAAGAGGCCGACAGTGGAGTTTATTCTGCTGAAGCAGGAACATTTAAAGGAAACAAACCTCTAGCTGAATACAAGGTCACAGTTCAAG gaccagTGTCTCCAGTTGAACTGACCGTGGACCGAGTGGACTCCAACAgctcagagtcatgtgacctccatgtgacctgcaggactCACAACTCTCACATCAACAGCACTTTTAGACGTCTCGACCAGAACTGCAGTCAGGAGGGAAGAGAGCAATCAGAGGTAACGGCCTCTGGGGCTTCTCTCCAGGTCTACCTGTTGAAGAACACCATCatctgtaaccatagcaaccaggTTCACTGGACCCAGGACTTTAATACTGCTGAACATCTTTGCTCCTCAAATACTG CTCTTCCCCTTCAATATGGCTGGATGACTGCTATCATTCTCATTCTCTTACTTGTGGTTGCATTCGTCTTGCTTTGTTATCATCGAAAGAGAAGAATCA CAGATTCAAGACAGATCGATATTGAAACAAATTACCAGGTTCTTCCG GAAGTAAAATCAGCACCACCTCTCAATCAGAACTCCACCTACAGCTTGTTGGGACATTCTGCTGTATCGACTCAGCCGGAGAGCATCTACGCTACAGTGGAGAAGCCTGACAGGTCCTCCAACCATTAA
- the LOC119206979 gene encoding SLAM family member 9-like isoform X2: MRQCVVLLFASLLTLCEAKGTIETPVFVLKGRDLLLELHAGPPERVLFVDWKINKTVTLVRFEPTGEPNVLHNVSGGFEFPDKNFSVTLKNLQEADSGVYSAEAGTFKGNKPLAEYKVTVQGPVSPVELTVDRVDSNSSESCDLHVTCRTHNSHINSTFRRLDQNCSQEGREQSEVTASGASLQVYLLKNTIICNHSNQVHWTQDFNTAEHLCSSNTALPLQYGWMTAIILILLLVVAFVLLCYHRKRRINSRQIDIETNYQVLPEVKSAPPLNQNSTYSLLGHSAVSTQPESIYATVEKPDRSSNH, translated from the exons ATGAGGCAGTGCGTCGTGCTTCTCTTTGCTTCTCTGCTGACATTATGTGAAGCAAAAG gaaccattgagactcctgtgtttgtgctgaagggACGTGATCTGCTCCTGGAGCTTCATGCTGGTCCTCCTGAGAGGGTTTTATTTGTTGActggaaaatcaataaaacagtcaCTTTAGTAAGATTTGAACCTACAGGGGAACCAAATGTCCTTCATAATGTCTCTGGAGGGTTTGAGTTTCCAGATAAAAACTTCTCTGTGACATTGAAGAATCTACAAGAGGCCGACAGTGGAGTTTATTCTGCTGAAGCAGGAACATTTAAAGGAAACAAACCTCTAGCTGAATACAAGGTCACAGTTCAAG gaccagTGTCTCCAGTTGAACTGACCGTGGACCGAGTGGACTCCAACAgctcagagtcatgtgacctccatgtgacctgcaggactCACAACTCTCACATCAACAGCACTTTTAGACGTCTCGACCAGAACTGCAGTCAGGAGGGAAGAGAGCAATCAGAGGTAACGGCCTCTGGGGCTTCTCTCCAGGTCTACCTGTTGAAGAACACCATCatctgtaaccatagcaaccaggTTCACTGGACCCAGGACTTTAATACTGCTGAACATCTTTGCTCCTCAAATACTG CTCTTCCCCTTCAATATGGCTGGATGACTGCTATCATTCTCATTCTCTTACTTGTGGTTGCATTCGTCTTGCTTTGTTATCATCGAAAGAGAAGAATCA ATTCAAGACAGATCGATATTGAAACAAATTACCAGGTTCTTCCG GAAGTAAAATCAGCACCACCTCTCAATCAGAACTCCACCTACAGCTTGTTGGGACATTCTGCTGTATCGACTCAGCCGGAGAGCATCTACGCTACAGTGGAGAAGCCTGACAGGTCCTCCAACCATTAA